Proteins from a single region of Gambusia affinis linkage group LG12, SWU_Gaff_1.0, whole genome shotgun sequence:
- the LOC122841576 gene encoding phospholipid scramblase family member 5 — protein MSAVTCQPPPFGPLEREKHIQGIFRAFKNRCGPSCECQTQVEDAKSHRVPPDLESEKHSSDLRPHGGIQDTRMQPPAPKTLEELEQDLNDEAGLQFLSVLETVRQIHVTARPDLQGPQCVSRKIYSITTGSSKSQMFVAVEESSCVCLHFCGPARACSLQGFDYQGQQVFYFERPLRVDACCLGCCLMEMRAYSPKKHLIGTVCQRWSMFTPLLEVCGPQGASRIQIQGPCCPFRCFSNQRFQIVSNIGEQIGTIWKKWPCFSNECNMDHEYFGLEVPQSLEPHTKLLLLAATFLLNHMFFEMS, from the exons ATGTCAGCAGTGACGTGTCAGCCTCCTCCTTTTGGTCCACTTGAGCGAGAGAAGCACATCCAGGGCATCTTCAGGGCTTTCAAGAATCGGTGCGGGCCTTCCTGCGAGTGCCAGACTCAAGTGGAAGACGCCAAGTCCCACCGAGTGCCTCCTGACTTGGAATCTGAAAAACACAGTTCAGATCTCAGGCCTCATGGTGGGATACAGGACACGCGCATGCAACCACCAGCACCGAAGACGCTCGAGGAGCTGGAGCAGGACCTTAACGATGAAGCAGGACTGCAGTTTTTGTCGGTGTTAGAGACGGTCAGGCAGATACATGTCACTGCGAGACCCGACCTACAGG GTCCACAGTGTGTTTCCAGAAAGATTTACAGCATCACCACTGGAAGTAGCAAGTCACAGATGTTTGTGGCTGTGGAGG AGAGCTCTTGTGTGTGCCTCCATTTCTGTGGCCCGGCTCGGGCCTGCTCCCTGCAGGGGTTCGACTATCAGGGGCAGCAGgtcttttactttgaaaggcCCCTCAGGGTGGATGCCTGCTGCTTGGGCTGCTGCCTGATGGAGATGAGGGCATATTCACCTAAGAAGCATCTCATTGGCACTGTATGCCAGAG GTGGAGCATGTTTACCCCTCTCCTGGAGGTCTGCGGCCCGCAAGGAGCCTCCAGAATCCAAATTCAGGGCCCCTGCTGCCCCTTCCGCTGCTTCTCCAACCAGCGATTTCAA ATCGTTTCCAACATCGGAGAGCAAATAGGTACTATATGGAAGAAGTGGCCCTGCTTCAGCAATGAATGCAACATGGATCATGAATATTTTGGCTTGGAGG TGCCACAGAGCTTGGAGCCACATACTAAACTCTTGCTTCTGGCAGCTACTTTCTTACTG
- the prss56 gene encoding uncharacterized protein prss56, with protein sequence MMLPLFISLLLMGLECLQGAPTGREGYRMPQSALRALSDRGTVVLEAAMTSALSALDRASAERSQTEAGCRGCAPCLFQNCGQLSGSCSSPSSASSEPSCEVISKAQKLQGEAERSWALSQACGYYQHRCLPGELNTESCIRIMGESCSARVLQCSLLHTMQNLEPDMQSHAQAVCGQRSSRVQNNTQPRSRIVGGSPAPLGSWPWLVNLQLNGELMCGGVLVDSSWVVTAAHCFAGSRSESFWTAVVGEFDITKKDPDEQVLKVNRVIQHPKFNPKTFNNDIALVELTSPAVLSEHVTPVCLPSGVDPPTGSPCLVAGWGSLYEDGPSADVVMEAKVPLLPQSTCKSALGKDLVTNTMLCAGYLSGGIDSCQGDSGGPLIYQDRISGRFQLFGVTSWGDGCGEKGKPGVYTRVSAFSDWVQAEIQKSIGSREPTCPELLKTTDMTEEEQRSEFNSLCHFYTLTCPPSQSAGACSRMAEDKCLTRFKKCQLRSFLQTLLDLLQRAEDYIRDKMDLTFFTQTLPQLVEHIYSAAFTHNRERRDLGLNHGLSQIKEQLGGAVIPAAQDPPHAPPSLFRQVGPSVDEWEEYLRNMADEMDKQHQTGMTDTSSTPKSDEENIFLQTQDSWVQQLAGQFQSLISGLHSKLGSRAALPLLHLDSVYPDEDSPYSLSSTIALGHTAPSSSPQKSREPWSLLSVLMDELKGIGAKDETVNDGSSHSEAFFRGAVSPGWSATSEDFTFDDIGDGGELKPSAAPLLDVLTSAVRKVEFAHTETSDLKRDGTSLGLQRKPRSVLQKRQIPATSEKICPGLTESSRQVSQIQETYNWILNIPNNNLQMSFQEVLVDLTSKNDRGLYQARIRAVVAGRPLTFYSLVGLENESFYRSVPRIIAVALDTLKT encoded by the exons ATGATGCTGCCGCTCTTCATCTCACTGCTGCTAATGGGGCTGGAGTGTTTGCAGGGAGCCCCAACAGGTAGAGAAGGCTACAGGATGCCCCAGAGCGCTCTCAGAG CTCTGTCTGATCGGGGTACAGTTGTCCTGGAAGCTGCCATGACGAGCGCCCTGTCTGCTCTGGATCGTGCTTCAGCAGAAAGAAGCCAGACTGAGGCAGGATGTCGAGGCTGTGCTCCCTGTCTGTTTCAGAACTGTGGACAGCTGTCAGGGTCCTGTT CATCCCCCTCTAGTGCCTCGTCGGAGCCCAGCTGTGAGGTGATCAGCAAGGCTCAGAAGCTTCAGGGTGAGGCCGAGCGGAGCTGGGCTCTGAGTCAGGCCTGTGGGTACTACCAGCATCGCTGTCTGCCAGGTGAGCTCAACACTGAGAGCTGCATCAGGATCATGGGGGAGAGCTGCAGTGCCCGTGTCCTCCAGTGCAGCCTGCTTCACACAATGCAGAACCTTGAACCTGACATGCAGTCGCATGCACAAG CAGTGTGCGGTCAGAGGTCATCCAGAGTGCAGAACAACACACAGCCACGCTCAAGGATAGTGGGTGGCTCCCCTGCACCTCTGGGCAGCTGGCCCTGGCTGGTCAACCTGCAGCTAAATGGTGAGCTAATGTGTGGAGGGGTCTTGGTGGACAGCTCCTGGGTAGTGACCGCAGCACATTGCTTTGCTGG CAGCCGCAGCGAGAGCTTCTGGACAGCTGTGGTAGGAGAGTTTGACATTACCAAGAAAGACCCGGATGAGCAGGTTCTCAAAGTGAACCGCGTCATCCAGCACCCTAAG TTCAATCCAAAGACTTTCAACAATGACATAGCCCTGGTGGAGCTGACATCCCCTGCGGTCCTTTCTGAACATGTGACACCGGTATGTCTTCCTTCGGGTGTGGACCCCCCAACAGGCAGCCCATGTCTTGTGGCAGGCTGGGGATCTCTCTATGAAG ATGGGCCTTCTGCTGATGTGGTGATGGAGGCCAAAGTCCCCCTGCTTCCTCAGAGCACCTGTAAGAGCGCTCTCGGCAAAGATCTGGTCACCAACACCATGCTTTGTGCCGGCTATCTCTCTGGAGGCATAGACTCCTGTCAG GGGGACTCTGGAGGCCCCCTAATCTATCAGGACCGAATTTCAGGTCGCTTCCAGCTCTTTGGTGTCACCTCCTGGGGGGATGGCTGTGGAGAGAAAGGAAAACCTGGAGTTTACACACGTGTGTCTGCTTTCTCTGACTGGGTTCAGGCCGAGATACAGA AGTCAATAGGGAGCAGGGAACCAACATGCCCAGAACTCCTGAAAACAACAGATATGACAGAGGAAGAGCAGAGGTCTGAGTTTAACTCTCTCTGTCATTTCTACACCCTGACCTGTCCTCCCAGTCAGTCTGCTGGTGCTTGCAGTCGAATGGCTGAGGACAAATGCCTCACCCGCTTCAAGAAGTGCC AGTTGCGTTCATTCCTGCAAACCCTGTTGGACTTGCTCCAGAGGGCTGAAGACTACATCAGGGACAAAATGGACCTGACTTTCTTTACTCAGACTCTCCCACAGCTTGTGGAGCACATCTACAGTGCAGCTTTTACCCACAACAGAGAAAGGAGGGACCTCGGCTTGAACCATGGTCTCAGTCAGATTAAAG AACAGCTAGGGGGAGCTGTGATACCAGCAGCGCAGGATCCGCCTCATGCTCCACCATCTTTATTTAGACAGGTGGGTCCTTCAGTGGATGAGTGGGAGGAATACCTGAGAAACATGGCTGATGAGATGGACAAACAGCACCAGACTGGAATGACAGACACTTCCTCCACACCAAAAagtgatgaagaaaatatttttctacag ACACAGGATTCTTGGGTGCAACAACTGGCTGGACAATTTCAGTCTCTTATTTCTGGCCTTCACTCAAAACTGGGCTCCAGAGCAGCTCTTCCTCTTCTGCACTTGGACTCAGTCTATCCTGATGAAGACTCTCCTTACAGTCTTTCTTCAACCATAGCACTGGGCCACACTGCTCCATCATCCTCACCCCAAAAATCCAGGGAGCCCTGGTCACTTCTGTCAGTGTTGATGGATGAACTCAAGGGGATAGGAGCAAAAGATGAGACTGTGAATGATGGCTCTTCACACAGTGAAGCTTTCTTCAGGGGAGCAGTTTCTCCTGGGTGGAGCGCCACATCAGAGGATTTCACATTTGATGACATCGGGGATGGAGGAGAATTAAAACCTTCTGCAGCACCACTGCTGGACGTGTTGACATCTGCCGTCAGGAAAGTGGAGTTTGCTCACACAGAAACTTCTGACCTCAAGCGTGATGGAACATCATTGGGTCTTCAAAGAAAACCCAGAAGTGTTCTTCAGAAGAGGCAGATCCCTGCTACCAGTGAGAAAA TTTGTCCTGGATTGACAGAGTCTTCACGACAAGTTAGCCAAATCCAAGAGACGTACAACTGGATCCTAAACATACCAAACAACAATCTGCAGATGAGCTTCCAAGAG GTTTTAGTCGATTTGACCTCCAAAAATGATCGAGGACTTTACCAGGCACGGATCAGAGCTGTGGTGGCAGGACGACCCTTGACCTTCTACAGTCTTGTGGGTCTTGAGAATGAGTCGTTTTACCGCAGCGTGCCGAGGATCATCGCCGTGGCTCTAGACACTCTGAAGACTTAA
- the chrng gene encoding acetylcholine receptor subunit gamma translates to MDSGPGRSALLFLRVVMISAAACAVNLEGQLFKDLMKGYNKNVQPNEKNGNVTQVSIKMTLTNLISLNEKEEVLTTSVWIEMVWCDYRLRWDEPPRSALYGNITSQLRVPSKNIWLPDVILENNVDGQFEIAYYCNALVSPDGCVYWLPPAIYRSACAITVNYFPFDWQNCTMVFRSQTYSASEIELKLQKKDNYTLEWVEIDKEAFTENGEWAIKHRPAKKIINTQYTKDDLEYQQIVFFLIIQRKPVFYIINIIVPCVLFSSLSLLVYFLPAKAGGQKCNMAIYSLLGQTVFLFLIAKKVPETSKAVPLIGKYLMFVMSVTTVVIINCVIVLNVSLRTPNTHKMTDKVRKIFLNVLPQLLRMRMKPWTPNCERVSETTDGQTLGRDRIHSRRRSSITLIAKAEEYLVKVARSELMFEKLKERNGLMKSVLEKLHDGLKGGTAEQLSVSLAQASPELRQCVESCKHIAETARHQNSFQSENEEWFLVARVIDRVCFIVMALVFFIGTTGIFLMGHFNQPPSKPFGGDPKEYLPPLENHTDVTE, encoded by the exons aTGGATTCTGGACCTGGACGCTCTGCACTACTTTTTCTAAGAGTTGTTATGATTTCTGCTGCAG CATGTGCAGTCAACCTCGAGGGACAACTTTTCAAAGATTTGATGAAGGGCTACAACAAGAACGTGCAACCGAatgagaaaaatggaaatgtcaCCCAAGTCTCCATCAAGATGACTCTCACCAACCTCATCTCTCTG aatgaaaaagaggaagttctgACAACCAGTGTGTGGATAGAAATG GTTTGGTGTGACTACAGACTGAGGTGGGACGAACCGCCAAGATCAGCTTTATATGGGAACATAACATCTCAACTACGGGTTCCCTCCAAAAACATCTGGCTGCCCGATGTCATATTAGAAAACAA TGTGGATGGACAATTTGAGATAGCTTATTACTGTAACGCACTGGTGTCCCCGGACGGCTGTGTGTACTGGCTGCCTCCTGCCATCTACCGCAGCGCCTGCGCCATCACAGTGAACTACTTTCCCTTTGACTGGCAAAACTGCACAATGGTCTTCCG ATCCCAGACTTACAGCGCCAGTGAGATTGAGCTGAAGCtccaaaagaaagacaactATACACTGGAGTGGGTGGAAATTGATAAAGAAGCTTTTACAG AGAATGGCGAGTGGGCGATCAAACACAGACCAGCCAAGAAGATAATCAACACTCAGTATACCAAAGACGACCTGGAGTACCAGCAGATTGTTTTCTTCCTCATCATCCAGAGAAAACCTGTTTTCTACATCATCAACATTATTGTTCCCTGCGTACTCTTCTCCTCCCTCAGCCTCCTGGTTTACTTTTTACCTGCCAAAG CTGGTGGCCAGAAGTGCAACATGGCTATTTACTCTCTTCTGGGCCAAACCGTGTTTCTCTTTCTAATCGCTAAGAAAGTACCAGAGACGTCAAAAGCAGTGCCTCTTATTGGAAA ATATCTGATGTTTGTGATGTCAGTGACCACCGTTGTAATAATAAACTGCGTGATTGTCCTCAATGTGTCCTTAAGAACTCCAAACACTCACAAAATGACAGACAAAGTTCGCAAG ATCTTCCTGAACGTGTTGCCTCAATTGCTCAGGATGAGGATGAAACCCTGGACGCCAAACTGTGAAAGAGTCTCTGAAACTACTGACGGACAAACTCTTGGCAGAGACAGAATCCACAGCCGGCGCCGCAGCTCCATTACCCTCATCGCCAAAGCAGAGGAATATTTAGTAAAAGTGGCTCGATCTGAACTGATGTTTGAAAAACTCAAAGAGAGGAACGGATTGATGAAGTCGGTGTTAGAAAAGCTTC ACGATGGGCTGAAAGGAGGCACAGCGGAGCAGCTTAGCGTCAGTCTGGCTCAGGCCTCTCCGGAGCTGAGGCAGTGTGTGGAATCCTGCAAACACATTGCAGAGACTGCAAGGCATCAGAACAGCTTCCAGAGT GAAAATGAAGAATGGTTCCTGGTTGCTCGGGTGATCGACAGGGTCTGCTTTATTGTCATGGCATTAGTGTTTTTCATCGGCACGACCGGCATCTTCCTAATGGGCCACTTCAACCAGCCTCCTTCCAAACCGTTTGGTGGGGATCCAAAGGAGTATCTCCCTCCATTAGAGAATCACACCGATGTAACAGAATAG